A genomic region of Lagenorhynchus albirostris chromosome 18, mLagAlb1.1, whole genome shotgun sequence contains the following coding sequences:
- the RNF6 gene encoding E3 ubiquitin-protein ligase RNF6 isoform X6, whose amino-acid sequence MNWSRSRPDGGGEETSSQDQNHHENERRWQQERLHREEAYYQFINDLNDEDYRLMRDHNLLGTPGEITSEELQQRLDGVKEQLASQPDLRNGTNTRDSGVPRESSNEESLLEWLNTFRRTGNATRSGQNGNQTWRANEKRRTTPERYQTESIL is encoded by the exons ATGAATTGGTCTAGATCTAGACCAGATGGTGGTGGTGAAGAAACCTCATCTCAAGACCAGAATCATCATGAAAACGAGAGAAGGTGGCAACAAGAGCGTCTCCACAGAGAAGAAGCCTATTATCAGTTTATTAATGATCTCAATGACGAAGATTACCGGCTAATGAGAGACCATAATCTTTTAGGCACCCCTG GAGAAATAACATCAGAAGAATTACAGCAACGTTTAGATGGAGTCAAGGAACAGCTAGCATCTCAGCCTGACTTGAGAAATGGGACAAACACCAGAG ACTCAGGGGTCCCTCGAGAAAGTTCAAATGAAGAGTCTCTGCTGGAATGGCTCAACACCTTTCGTCGCACGGGAAACGCAACTCGAAGTGGACAGAATGGGAACCAGACTTGGAGAGCT aatgaaaagagaaggaCCACTCCTGAAAGATATCAAACAGAATCTATACTATGA
- the RNF6 gene encoding E3 ubiquitin-protein ligase RNF6 isoform X3 codes for MNWSRSRPDGGGEETSSQDQNHHENERRWQQERLHREEAYYQFINDLNDEDYRLMRDHNLLGTPGEITSEELQQRLDGVKEQLASQPDLRNGTNTRDSGVPRESSNEESLLEWLNTFRRTGNATRSGQNGNQTWRADKRLNPAVTAHMEPSSGSSTSPGLSSSGNQEENKRGNEQK; via the exons ATGAATTGGTCTAGATCTAGACCAGATGGTGGTGGTGAAGAAACCTCATCTCAAGACCAGAATCATCATGAAAACGAGAGAAGGTGGCAACAAGAGCGTCTCCACAGAGAAGAAGCCTATTATCAGTTTATTAATGATCTCAATGACGAAGATTACCGGCTAATGAGAGACCATAATCTTTTAGGCACCCCTG GAGAAATAACATCAGAAGAATTACAGCAACGTTTAGATGGAGTCAAGGAACAGCTAGCATCTCAGCCTGACTTGAGAAATGGGACAAACACCAGAG ACTCAGGGGTCCCTCGAGAAAGTTCAAATGAAGAGTCTCTGCTGGAATGGCTCAACACCTTTCGTCGCACGGGAAACGCAACTCGAAGTGGACAGAATGGGAACCAGACTTGGAGAGCT GACAAGAGACTAAATCCAGCAGTTACTGCTCATATGGAACCTTCCTCAGGAAGTTCTACCTCCCCTGGTTTGAGCAGTTCGGgaaatcaagaggaaaacaaaaggggAAATGAACAAA aatga
- the RNF6 gene encoding E3 ubiquitin-protein ligase RNF6 isoform X2 has protein sequence MNWSRSRPDGGGEETSSQDQNHHENERRWQQERLHREEAYYQFINDLNDEDYRLMRDHNLLGTPGEITSEELQQRLDGVKEQLASQPDLRNGTNTRDSGVPRESSNEESLLEWLNTFRRTGNATRSGQNGNQTWRADKRLNPAVTAHMEPSSGSSTSPGLSSSGNQEENKRGNEQSKDKEEKKAR, from the exons ATGAATTGGTCTAGATCTAGACCAGATGGTGGTGGTGAAGAAACCTCATCTCAAGACCAGAATCATCATGAAAACGAGAGAAGGTGGCAACAAGAGCGTCTCCACAGAGAAGAAGCCTATTATCAGTTTATTAATGATCTCAATGACGAAGATTACCGGCTAATGAGAGACCATAATCTTTTAGGCACCCCTG GAGAAATAACATCAGAAGAATTACAGCAACGTTTAGATGGAGTCAAGGAACAGCTAGCATCTCAGCCTGACTTGAGAAATGGGACAAACACCAGAG ACTCAGGGGTCCCTCGAGAAAGTTCAAATGAAGAGTCTCTGCTGGAATGGCTCAACACCTTTCGTCGCACGGGAAACGCAACTCGAAGTGGACAGAATGGGAACCAGACTTGGAGAGCT GACAAGAGACTAAATCCAGCAGTTACTGCTCATATGGAACCTTCCTCAGGAAGTTCTACCTCCCCTGGTTTGAGCAGTTCGGgaaatcaagaggaaaacaaaaggggAAATGAACAAAGTaaggataaagaagagaaaaaagcacGTTGA
- the RNF6 gene encoding E3 ubiquitin-protein ligase RNF6 isoform X5, which produces MNWSRSRPDGGGEETSSQDQNHHENERRWQQERLHREEAYYQFINDLNDEDYRLMRDHNLLGTPGEITSEELQQRLDGVKEQLASQPDLRNGTNTRDSGVPRESSNEESLLEWLNTFRRTGNATRSGQNGNQTWRAEDWYGAVCRMRWSGERWEARNQ; this is translated from the exons ATGAATTGGTCTAGATCTAGACCAGATGGTGGTGGTGAAGAAACCTCATCTCAAGACCAGAATCATCATGAAAACGAGAGAAGGTGGCAACAAGAGCGTCTCCACAGAGAAGAAGCCTATTATCAGTTTATTAATGATCTCAATGACGAAGATTACCGGCTAATGAGAGACCATAATCTTTTAGGCACCCCTG GAGAAATAACATCAGAAGAATTACAGCAACGTTTAGATGGAGTCAAGGAACAGCTAGCATCTCAGCCTGACTTGAGAAATGGGACAAACACCAGAG ACTCAGGGGTCCCTCGAGAAAGTTCAAATGAAGAGTCTCTGCTGGAATGGCTCAACACCTTTCGTCGCACGGGAAACGCAACTCGAAGTGGACAGAATGGGAACCAGACTTGGAGAGCT GAAGATTGGTACGGTGCAGTGTGCAGAATGCGGTGGAGTGGAGAGAGATGGGAAGCGAGAAACCaataa
- the RNF6 gene encoding E3 ubiquitin-protein ligase RNF6 isoform X1 — translation MNWSRSRPDGGGEETSSQDQNHHENERRWQQERLHREEAYYQFINDLNDEDYRLMRDHNLLGTPGEITSEELQQRLDGVKEQLASQPDLRNGTNTRDSGVPRESSNEESLLEWLNTFRRTGNATRSGQNGNQTWRAVSRTNPHSGEFQFCLEIHINHENRGFEMDGEDYVGVPLSDVSQDHTTDGPQRSSSPVARRTRSQAAGALSGSSASVPRTRLGLRGRSSVEGSLSALGRLRNGIGGAVGTPRTGAARANPSGGSELRQREGQRFGAAHVWENGARTNVTVRNTNQRLEPIRLRSTFNSRSRSPIQRQSGTVYHSSQRESRPFQQTSRRSVRRRGITRVFLEQGREGRGTAYTPFSNSRLVSRITVEEEESSRSSTAARRHPTITLDLQVRRVRPGESRDWDSIANRTRSRVGLAANTVTIESSSGGFRRTISRLERSGMRTYVSTITVPLRRISENELAEPSSVALRSVLRQIMTGFGELGSLMEAESESEAQRSGQRRPETHSEVSLLGEAVSQHRGGSPQGRWAREDSPDTPPRAPSRGGRQPQNSSNWVGTGTLPILRLAHFLLDDGEDGDRMRGLTKEQMDNLSTRSYEHSSIDSERGKICSVCISDYVTGNKLRQLPCMHEFHIHCIDRWLSENCTCPICRQPVLGSSTANNG, via the exons ATGAATTGGTCTAGATCTAGACCAGATGGTGGTGGTGAAGAAACCTCATCTCAAGACCAGAATCATCATGAAAACGAGAGAAGGTGGCAACAAGAGCGTCTCCACAGAGAAGAAGCCTATTATCAGTTTATTAATGATCTCAATGACGAAGATTACCGGCTAATGAGAGACCATAATCTTTTAGGCACCCCTG GAGAAATAACATCAGAAGAATTACAGCAACGTTTAGATGGAGTCAAGGAACAGCTAGCATCTCAGCCTGACTTGAGAAATGGGACAAACACCAGAG ACTCAGGGGTCCCTCGAGAAAGTTCAAATGAAGAGTCTCTGCTGGAATGGCTCAACACCTTTCGTCGCACGGGAAACGCAACTCGAAGTGGACAGAATGGGAACCAGACTTGGAGAGCTGTGAGTCGAACAAACCCACACAGTGGAGAGTTCCAATTTTGTCTGGAAATCCACATAAATCACGAGAATAGAGGATTTGAAATGGACGGCGAAGATTATGTGGGCGTTCCACTTTCAGATGTTAGCCAAGATCACACCACAGATGGGCCACAGAGATCAAGTAGCCCTGTGGCCAGGCGAACCAGGAGCCAAGCCGCAGGGGCTCTCAGTGGTAGTAGTGCCAGCGTTCCGAGAACTAGGCTTGGATTGAGGGGGCGGAGTTCAGTAGAAGGATCTTTGTCAGCATTGGGTAGATTAAGAAATGGGATTGGGGGGGCAGTTGGCACCCCTAGAACTGGTGCTGCACGCGCTAATCCATCAGGTGGTAGTGAACTCAGGCAAAGGGAGGGGCAGCGATTTGGAGCAGCCCATGTTTGGGAAAATGGGGCTAGAACTAATGTCACAGTGAGGAATACAAACCAAAGATTAGAGCCAATAAGATTACGGTCTACTTTCAATAGCCGAAGCCGGTCACCGATTCAGAGGCAAAGTGGCACTGTTTATCACAGTTCACAAAGGGAAAGTAGACCTTTTCAGCAAACTAGTAGGCGGTCTGTTAGGAGGAGAGGTATAACTCGTGTCTTTCTAGAGCAAGGCCGAGAAGGCAGAGGTACCGCCTATACTCCATTCTCTAACTCAAGACTTGTGTCAAGAATCACAGTAGAAGAAGAAGAGTCCAGCAGGTCCTCCACTGCTGCACGACGACACCCAACAATCACACTGGACCTTCAAGTGAGAAGGGTTCGTCCTGGAGAAAGCAGAGACTGGGACAGTATTGCAAATAGAACTCGATCCAGGGTGGGGCTGGCAGCAAACACAGTCACTATCGAAAGCAGTAGTGGGGGCTTTCGGCGCACCATCTCTCGTTTAGAGCGCTCAGGTATGCGAACCTACGTTAGTACCATAACTGTTCCTCTTCGTAGGATTTCTGAGAATGAGCTCGCTGAACCATCATCAGTGGCTCTTCGATCAGTTTTAAGGCAGATCATGACTGGATTTGGAGAACTGGGTTCTCTAATGGAGGCCGAATCGGAGTCAGAGGCGCAGAGAAGTGGTCAGCGTCGGCCAGAGACACACTCAGAAGTGAGTCTCCTCGGTGAGGCCGTCAGCCAGCACAGGGGAGGGTCCCCCCAAGGCAGGTGGGCCCGAGAAGACAGCCCGGACACCCCGCCTCGCGCCCCCAGCAGAGGCGGCAGGCAGCCGCAAAATTCAAGTAACTGGGTGGGAACCGGCACCCTCCCTATCCTTCGCCTCGCTCACTTCTTGCTTGACGACGGGGAGGACGGTGACCGCATGCGCGGTTTAACCAAAGAGCAGATGGACAATCTTTCCACCCGGAGCTATGAGCACAGCAGTATCGATAGTGAACGAGGGAAAATCTGTAGCGTTTGCATCAGTGACTACGTAACTGGAAACAAGCTCAGGCAGTTACCTTGCATGCATGAATTTCACATCCACTGTATCGACCGGTGGCTCTCAGAGAATTGCACGTGTCCTATCTGTCGGCAGCCTGTCTTAGGGTCCAGTACAGCAAACAACGGGTGA
- the RNF6 gene encoding E3 ubiquitin-protein ligase RNF6 isoform X4: MNWSRSRPDGGGEETSSQDQNHHENERRWQQERLHREEAYYQFINDLNDEDYRLMRDHNLLGTPGEITSEELQQRLDGVKEQLASQPDLRNGTNTRDSGVPRESSNEESLLEWLNTFRRTGNATRSGQNGNQTWRASKAEKAEVPPILHSLTQDLCQESQ, translated from the exons ATGAATTGGTCTAGATCTAGACCAGATGGTGGTGGTGAAGAAACCTCATCTCAAGACCAGAATCATCATGAAAACGAGAGAAGGTGGCAACAAGAGCGTCTCCACAGAGAAGAAGCCTATTATCAGTTTATTAATGATCTCAATGACGAAGATTACCGGCTAATGAGAGACCATAATCTTTTAGGCACCCCTG GAGAAATAACATCAGAAGAATTACAGCAACGTTTAGATGGAGTCAAGGAACAGCTAGCATCTCAGCCTGACTTGAGAAATGGGACAAACACCAGAG ACTCAGGGGTCCCTCGAGAAAGTTCAAATGAAGAGTCTCTGCTGGAATGGCTCAACACCTTTCGTCGCACGGGAAACGCAACTCGAAGTGGACAGAATGGGAACCAGACTTGGAGAGCT AGCAAGGCCGAGAAGGCAGAGGTACCGCCTATACTCCATTCTCTAACTCAAGACTTGTGTCAAGAATCACAGTAG